A section of the Oncorhynchus keta strain PuntledgeMale-10-30-2019 chromosome 15, Oket_V2, whole genome shotgun sequence genome encodes:
- the LOC118395028 gene encoding rap guanine nucleotide exchange factor 4-like isoform X3: MFRQGDIGTSWYAVLSGSLDVKVSETANHQDAVAICTLGIGTAFGESILDNTPRHATIVSRETSELLRIEQREFKSLWEKYRQCMAGLLAPPYGAMESGSNNDRLADKEGLGSNTLSLMNKSLNKVQSERLQRGGKVMRNAILSRAPHMIRDRKYHLKTYRQCCVGTELVDWLVQQSTCVHTRSHAVGMWQALLEEGVLNHVDQELGFQDKYLFYRFLDDEEEDTPLPSEEEKRESEEELPETILFLAQIGPDALLRMILRKPPGQRTGDDLEIIYDELLHIKALSHLSNTVKRELASVLIFESHATAGTVLFNQGEEGTSWYIIQKGSVNVVIYGKGVVCTLHEGDDFGKLALVTDSARAASIVLREDNCHFLRVDKEDFNRILRDVEANTVRLKEHEQAVLVLEKSPRASTLGNIKYTVMSGTPEKILDHFLETMRMDTHHADPDPAVDDFVLMHCVFMPNSQFCQLLMAHYHAVAPPGSEQERLEYAVTSKRRVLNLALRWAAVHTHHLQEEQAALTFLEELYGSVSSDSRILRALKDFVPDLEKVVKLHSEEAKLKKQKVLLREFSNGDERLAKKQPIRNCDEILLKVYCSDHTYTTIRVAVAATGREVTSAVADKLASNDDLLLVHLSSAGEKQMLKPNDVSVFSTLSINGRMFACPRDQLNALTPLPDQEGPSAGSMSSFELMSSKDLAYQMTLYDWELFSCVHEHELLYHTFGRQSFRRTTANLDLFLRRFNQVQLWVVTEVCLCGQLSKRVQLLKKFIKIAAHCREFKNLNSFFAIIMGMSNPAVSRLTQTWEKLPSKFKKFYAEFESMMDPSRNHRAYRLTVTKIEPPIIPFMPLLLKDMTFSHEGNKTFIDNMVNFEKIRMIANTIRAVRHCRSQSFNPEVCQPNKNHAEVRGYVRKLCVIDNQRTLTTLSYRLEPRRT, encoded by the exons a TGTTCCGCCAGGGTGACATCGGGACCAGCTGGTATGCTGTTCTGTCTGGTTCTCTGGACGTCAAGGTGTCGGAAACAGCCAACCACCAG GATGCTGTCGCTATCTGCACGCTGGGAATCGGGACGGCGTTTGGAGAGTCGATTCTGGATAATACTCCTCGCCACGCCACCATCGTCAGCAGAGAGACCAGCGAATTGCTCCGCATTGAACAGAGAGAGTTCAAGAGCCtatgggag AAGTACCGTCAGTGTATGGCTGGACTTCTGGCCCCTCCATATGGAGCCATGGAGAGTGGATCCAACAATGATC GGCTGGCAGACAAAGAAGGTCTAGGTTCCAATACTCTCAGCCTCATGAACAAGTCTCTCAACAAG GTTCAGTCAGAGAGGCTGCAGCGAGGGGGGAAGGTGATGCGGAACGCCATCCTCTCCAGAGCACCCCACATGATCAGGGACAGGAAGTACCACCTCAAGACATACAG GCAGTGTTGTGTAGGTACAGAGCTGGTAGACTGGCTGGTGCAACAGAGTACCTGTGTACACACTCGCtctcatgctgtagggatgtggCAGGCTCTGCTGGAGGAGGGAGTACTGAACCACG TGGACCAAGAGTTGGGGTTCCAGGACAAGTACCTGTTCTACCGTTTCCTTGACGACGAGGAGGAGGACACCCCGTTGCCTAgcgaggaggagaagagagagagtgaggaagagctTCCTGAGACCATCCTCTTCCTTGCCCAGATAGGACCTGACGCCCTGCTGCGCATGATCCTCCGCAAACC tCCTGGTCAGAGGACAGGTGATGATCTGGAGATCATCTATGATGAGCTGCTTCACATCAAGGCCTTATCCCACCTCTCCAACACT GTGAAGAGGGAGCTGGCCAGTGTTCTGATATTTGAGTCCCACGCCACTGCAGGAACCGTGT TGTTTAACCAGGGTGAGGAGGGCACATCCTGGTACATCATCCAGAAGGGCTCTGTCAATGTGGTCATCTACGGCAAG GGTGTGGTGTGTACCCTGCACGAGGGAGATGACTTTGGGAAGCTGGCACTGGTGACAGACTCCGCTCGAGCTGCCTCCATCGTCCTCAGAGAAGACAACTGTCACTTCCTCCGAGTGGACAAGGAAGACTTCAACAGGATACTCAGG GACGTGGAGGCGAATACAGTGCGCCTGAAGGAGCATGAGCAGGCTGTGCTGGTCCTGGAGAAGAGTCCCAGAGCCTCTACTCTGGGAAACATCAAGTACACTGTGATGTCTGGAACCCCTGAGAAGATCCTAGACCACTTCCTGGAGACCATGAGGATGGACACACACCACGCTgacccag atCCTGCGGTAGATGACTTTGTCCTCATGCACTGTGTCTTCATGCCTAACAGCCAGTTCTGCCAGTTGCTCATGGCACA CTACCATGCGGTGGCTCCCCCGGGTTCGGAGCAGGAGAGGTTGGAGTACGCTGTGACCTCTAAAAGACGAGTCCTCAATCTGGCCCTGCGCTGGgcggcagtacacacacaccatctacaGGAGGAGCAAGCAGCACTCACATTcctggag gAGCTGTATGGGAGTGTGTCCAGTGACTCACGGATCCTCAGAGCGCTGAAAGACTTTGTACCCGACTTGGAGAAGGTCGTCAAACTACA TTCAGAAGAGGCCAAATTGAAAAAG CAGAAGGTCCTTCTTAGAGAGTTCAGCAACGGAGACGAGAGACTAGCGAAGAAACAACCCATCAGGAACTGTGACgaaa tcctgtTGAAGGTCTACTGCAGTGACCATACCTATACCACTATCCGGGTTGCCGTGGCAGCCACAGGGAGAGAGGTGACCAGTGCTGTGGCTGACAAACTGGCCTCAAACGATGACCTACTATTGGTCCACCTCAGCTCCGCAGGCG AGAAGCAGATGCTGAAGCCCAATGATGTGTCCGTATTCTCCACTCTGAGCATCAACGGGCGTATGTTCGCCTGTCCCAGGGACCAGCTGAATGCGCTG acccCTCTCCCAGACCAGGAGGGGCCCTCAGCGGGGTCCATGTCCAGTTTTGAACTGATGAGTTCTAAAGACCTGGCCTACCAGATGACCCTGTATGACTGGGAACTCTTCAGCTGCGTGCACGAg catGAGCTGTTGTACCATACGTTTGGCCGTCAGAGCTTCAGGAGAACCACCGCCAACCTGGACCTCTTCTTACGCAG GTTCAACCAGGTGCAGCTGTGGGTTGTGAcagaggtgtgtctgtgtggtcagCTCAGCAAACGGGTTCAGCTGCTCAAGAAGTTCATCAAGATCGCTGCTCA CTGCCGGGAGTTTAAGAATCTGAACTCGTTCTTTGCCATCATCATGGGTATGAGCAACCCTGCAGTCAGCCGACTCACCCAGACCTGGGAG AAACTCCCCAGCAAGTTCAAGAAGTTCTACGCTGAATTTGAAAGCATGATG gacCCGTCCAGGAACCACCGGGCCTACCGGCTGACCGTCACCAAAATCGAGCCGCCAATCATCCCCTTCATGCCCCTCCTCCTCAAAG ACATGACTTTCAGTCACGAGGGCAACAAGACATTCATAGACAACATGGTCAACTTTGAGAAGATA CGGATGATAGCAAACACCATCCGGGCAGTGAGACACTGCAGGAGTCAGTCGTTCA aCCCCGAGGTGTGTCAGCCCAATAAGAACCATGCGGAGGTGAGGGGCTATGTCAGAAAGCTGTGTGTGATTGACAACCAGCGGACCCTGACAACGCTCTCCTATAGGCTGGAGCCCCGCAGGACCTGA
- the LOC118395028 gene encoding rap guanine nucleotide exchange factor 4-like isoform X5, producing MVAVETSPNSSPSAEWVGCLDKRPAERSGEDVDIILTRLKGVKAFQRFHPSLLLQICSCAFYEYLEKGITLFRQGDIGTSWYAVLSGSLDVKVSETANHQDAVAICTLGIGTAFGESILDNTPRHATIVSRETSELLRIEQREFKSLWEKYRQCMAGLLAPPYGAMESGSNNDRLADKEGLGSNTLSLMNKSLNKVQSERLQRGGKVMRNAILSRAPHMIRDRKYHLKTYRQCCVGTELVDWLVQQSTCVHTRSHAVGMWQALLEEGVLNHVDQELGFQDKYLFYRFLDDEEEDTPLPSEEEKRESEEELPETILFLAQIGPDALLRMILRKPPGQRTGDDLEIIYDELLHIKALSHLSNTVKRELASVLIFESHATAGTVLFNQGEEGTSWYIIQKGSVNVVIYGKGVVCTLHEGDDFGKLALVTDSARAASIVLREDNCHFLRVDKEDFNRILRDVEANTVRLKEHEQAVLVLEKSPRASTLGNIKYTVMSGTPEKILDHFLETMRMDTHHADPDPAVDDFVLMHCVFMPNSQFCQLLMAHYHAVAPPGSEQERLEYAVTSKRRVLNLALRWAAVHTHHLQEEQAALTFLEELYGSVSSDSRILRALKDFVPDLEKVVKLHSEEAKLKKQKVLLREFSNGDERLAKKQPIRNCDEILLKVYCSDHTYTTIRVAVAATGREVTSAVADKLASNDDLLLVHLSSAGEKQMLKPNDVSVFSTLSINGRMFACPRDQLNALTPLPDQEGPSAGSMSSFELMSSKDLAYQMTLYDWELFSCVHEHELLYHTFGRQSFRRTTANLDLFLRRFNQVQLWVVTEVCLCGQLSKRVQLLKKFIKIAAHCREFKNLNSFFAIIMGMSNPAVSRLTQTWEKLPSKFKKFYAEFESMMDPSRNHRAYRLTVTKIEPPIIPFMPLLLKDMTFSHEGNKTFIDNMVNFEKIRMIANTIRAVRHCRSQSFNPEVCQPNKNHAEVRGYVRKLCVIDNQRTLTTLSYRLEPRRT from the exons GAGGATGTGGATATTATTCTGACCAGACTTAAAGGGGTTAAAGCCTTCCAGAGGTTCCACCCCTCCCTGCTGCTGCAGATCTGCTCCTGTGCCTTCTACGAATACCTGGAGAAAGGCATCACCT TGTTCCGCCAGGGTGACATCGGGACCAGCTGGTATGCTGTTCTGTCTGGTTCTCTGGACGTCAAGGTGTCGGAAACAGCCAACCACCAG GATGCTGTCGCTATCTGCACGCTGGGAATCGGGACGGCGTTTGGAGAGTCGATTCTGGATAATACTCCTCGCCACGCCACCATCGTCAGCAGAGAGACCAGCGAATTGCTCCGCATTGAACAGAGAGAGTTCAAGAGCCtatgggag AAGTACCGTCAGTGTATGGCTGGACTTCTGGCCCCTCCATATGGAGCCATGGAGAGTGGATCCAACAATGATC GGCTGGCAGACAAAGAAGGTCTAGGTTCCAATACTCTCAGCCTCATGAACAAGTCTCTCAACAAG GTTCAGTCAGAGAGGCTGCAGCGAGGGGGGAAGGTGATGCGGAACGCCATCCTCTCCAGAGCACCCCACATGATCAGGGACAGGAAGTACCACCTCAAGACATACAG GCAGTGTTGTGTAGGTACAGAGCTGGTAGACTGGCTGGTGCAACAGAGTACCTGTGTACACACTCGCtctcatgctgtagggatgtggCAGGCTCTGCTGGAGGAGGGAGTACTGAACCACG TGGACCAAGAGTTGGGGTTCCAGGACAAGTACCTGTTCTACCGTTTCCTTGACGACGAGGAGGAGGACACCCCGTTGCCTAgcgaggaggagaagagagagagtgaggaagagctTCCTGAGACCATCCTCTTCCTTGCCCAGATAGGACCTGACGCCCTGCTGCGCATGATCCTCCGCAAACC tCCTGGTCAGAGGACAGGTGATGATCTGGAGATCATCTATGATGAGCTGCTTCACATCAAGGCCTTATCCCACCTCTCCAACACT GTGAAGAGGGAGCTGGCCAGTGTTCTGATATTTGAGTCCCACGCCACTGCAGGAACCGTGT TGTTTAACCAGGGTGAGGAGGGCACATCCTGGTACATCATCCAGAAGGGCTCTGTCAATGTGGTCATCTACGGCAAG GGTGTGGTGTGTACCCTGCACGAGGGAGATGACTTTGGGAAGCTGGCACTGGTGACAGACTCCGCTCGAGCTGCCTCCATCGTCCTCAGAGAAGACAACTGTCACTTCCTCCGAGTGGACAAGGAAGACTTCAACAGGATACTCAGG GACGTGGAGGCGAATACAGTGCGCCTGAAGGAGCATGAGCAGGCTGTGCTGGTCCTGGAGAAGAGTCCCAGAGCCTCTACTCTGGGAAACATCAAGTACACTGTGATGTCTGGAACCCCTGAGAAGATCCTAGACCACTTCCTGGAGACCATGAGGATGGACACACACCACGCTgacccag atCCTGCGGTAGATGACTTTGTCCTCATGCACTGTGTCTTCATGCCTAACAGCCAGTTCTGCCAGTTGCTCATGGCACA CTACCATGCGGTGGCTCCCCCGGGTTCGGAGCAGGAGAGGTTGGAGTACGCTGTGACCTCTAAAAGACGAGTCCTCAATCTGGCCCTGCGCTGGgcggcagtacacacacaccatctacaGGAGGAGCAAGCAGCACTCACATTcctggag gAGCTGTATGGGAGTGTGTCCAGTGACTCACGGATCCTCAGAGCGCTGAAAGACTTTGTACCCGACTTGGAGAAGGTCGTCAAACTACA TTCAGAAGAGGCCAAATTGAAAAAG CAGAAGGTCCTTCTTAGAGAGTTCAGCAACGGAGACGAGAGACTAGCGAAGAAACAACCCATCAGGAACTGTGACgaaa tcctgtTGAAGGTCTACTGCAGTGACCATACCTATACCACTATCCGGGTTGCCGTGGCAGCCACAGGGAGAGAGGTGACCAGTGCTGTGGCTGACAAACTGGCCTCAAACGATGACCTACTATTGGTCCACCTCAGCTCCGCAGGCG AGAAGCAGATGCTGAAGCCCAATGATGTGTCCGTATTCTCCACTCTGAGCATCAACGGGCGTATGTTCGCCTGTCCCAGGGACCAGCTGAATGCGCTG acccCTCTCCCAGACCAGGAGGGGCCCTCAGCGGGGTCCATGTCCAGTTTTGAACTGATGAGTTCTAAAGACCTGGCCTACCAGATGACCCTGTATGACTGGGAACTCTTCAGCTGCGTGCACGAg catGAGCTGTTGTACCATACGTTTGGCCGTCAGAGCTTCAGGAGAACCACCGCCAACCTGGACCTCTTCTTACGCAG GTTCAACCAGGTGCAGCTGTGGGTTGTGAcagaggtgtgtctgtgtggtcagCTCAGCAAACGGGTTCAGCTGCTCAAGAAGTTCATCAAGATCGCTGCTCA CTGCCGGGAGTTTAAGAATCTGAACTCGTTCTTTGCCATCATCATGGGTATGAGCAACCCTGCAGTCAGCCGACTCACCCAGACCTGGGAG AAACTCCCCAGCAAGTTCAAGAAGTTCTACGCTGAATTTGAAAGCATGATG gacCCGTCCAGGAACCACCGGGCCTACCGGCTGACCGTCACCAAAATCGAGCCGCCAATCATCCCCTTCATGCCCCTCCTCCTCAAAG ACATGACTTTCAGTCACGAGGGCAACAAGACATTCATAGACAACATGGTCAACTTTGAGAAGATA CGGATGATAGCAAACACCATCCGGGCAGTGAGACACTGCAGGAGTCAGTCGTTCA aCCCCGAGGTGTGTCAGCCCAATAAGAACCATGCGGAGGTGAGGGGCTATGTCAGAAAGCTGTGTGTGATTGACAACCAGCGGACCCTGACAACGCTCTCCTATAGGCTGGAGCCCCGCAGGACCTGA